The DNA sequence CATCTGCCGAACTTCAGAAAGGCAGTGTCGATATCGTTGTCGGGACGCACCGTCTTCTTTCCAAAGATATTAAGTTTAAAGATCTCGGTCTGCTCGTCGTTGACGAAGAACAGCGTTTCGGTGTCACGCATAAGGAAAAAATTAAGCAGCTGAAAGCCAATGTGGACGTTCTCACCTTAACAGCAACGCCGATACCGAGAACACTGCATATGTCGATGCTGGGAGTCCGGGATTTATCGGTTATTGAAACACCGCCGGAAAACCGTTTTCCGGTCCAGACGTACGTCGTGGAGTACAACGAAGCCTTGACGCGCGAAGCGATTGAGCGTGAGATGGCGCGCGGCGGCCAGGTCTATTTTCTTTACAACCGGGTCGAGGATATTGAATCGATGGCGGACCGGGTGTCGATGCTTGTGCCGGATGCCAACGTCCGCTTTGCGCACGGCCGCATGACGGAAACAGAACTGGAATCGGTTATGATCGACTTTCTCGAAGGCGAAACAGACGTGCTTGTAACGACGACAATCATTGAAACGGGAGTGGATATTCCAAACGTGAATACGCTGCTGATCCACAATGCCGACCGCATGGGCTTGTCCCAGCTTTACCAGCTGCGGGGGCGCGTCGGACGATCCAACCGGATTGCCTACGCCTACTTCACCCATCAGCGGGATAAAGTGCTGACAGAAATTGCAGAGCAGCGCCTGCAGTCGATGAAAGAATTCACGGAGCTCGGTTCGGGATTCAAAATTGCGATGCGCGACCTTTCGATCCGCGGAGCCGGGAACCTGCTTGGCGCCGAACAGCACGGCTTTATTGCCTCGGTCGGGTTTGATCTTTATTCGCAGATGCTCAAAGAAGCCATCGATGAGCGGAAAGAAGAATTCGACCAGAAGGCGGGCAAAGCACCGAAGCCGGAAAAGCAGCCGGATATTGAGCTGGATATTAAAGTGGATGCCTATATTCCGGAAAGCTATATTCCGGATTCCAAACAGAAAATTGATATGTACAAACGCTTCAAGTCGTTGACTTCCTTAAAAGATGTCAGCGATCTTCAGGATGAAATGATCGACCGTTTCGGGGAGTACCCGGAGGAAGTGGACTATCTATTTTCTGCTTCAAAAATCAAGCTTTATGCAAAAGAGCACAAACTGGATTCGATTGCCGAGAAAAATAACGAATGTAAGGCGATTCTCAGTGAAGAATCGACCAATCAGATCGATGGGTCAAAACTTTTTACGATCGTCAATAAGCTTTCCTCTAAAATGTCACTCTCGATGGAAGGCAGCAAAATTGCCATCCACATCAAAACAAAATCGCTTTCCGATGGAGAATATCTCGATTTACTGCACGGCGTACTTGCAAGACTGGAAGAAGTCCGAAAAGACGCCAGGGTAAACGCGTAGTTCCTTTTCCCCTGAAAAAATCAGATAGCGTGCAGAAAGGATCGACCCGATATGCCTGAGCCGCCTAAAACCTGGTTTCAAGCGGCCGTTTACCTTTCGCTGGCGGCCCTTGCAGCCAAAGGCATGAGTGCTTTATATAAAATTCCTTATCAAAACATTACGGGAGACACCGGTTTTTACGTCTATCAGCAGGTTTACCCACTCTACGGGGCAGCACTAGTCCTGGGAACCTATGGATTTCCACTCGTCATTGCAAAAGCGGTAGCCTCACATGAAGAAGAAGGGACGCTCCGCCAGCATTTATCTTTTTATCTGCTGAGTATGTTTATTTTCTTTTCCCTTCTCGGCACGTCTGTCATAGCCGGAGCTCCATTGCTTGCTTCCCTGATGGGAGATGAGCAGCTGACTGGCGCAATCCGCTGGATGGGAGCCCCCTTTTTTCTCGTGCCGTTTTTTGCGGCGGCTCGCGGCTATTACCAGGGAAAGCAGACGGCCGGCCCTGCCGCGGTATCACATGTAGCCGAACAGTTTGTGCGGGTCCTCGTTATTCTCGCCGCAGCATGGACGGCGATGCAGACCGCCGGGGTTTACGAAGCAGGGCGTTCAGCTGGAATAGGAGCTTTTGCAGGAGGAGTGGCCGGTCTTTTCGTTTTATGGCTGTTTGTGAAAAAGGAGCCTTACTGGTATAAGCCTTCCTGGCAGCTTCCATCCGGCTGGCCTCTCCTGATCGGGAGTATGCTGAAGCAGGGGCTCTTCGTATCTGCAAGCGCGATGATCCTAGTCCTGTTTCAAGTGGTTGATGCCTTTACTATCGTCCGGCAGCTTCCGGACAGGGAAGGAGCAGCCGGGCTGAAAGGGATTTACGACCGAAGCTGGCCGCTTATTCAGTTTGGGGCCGTCGTTACGACCGTCTTTTCCTATGCTGTGATCCCTTCTGTGACGAAGGCGTGGTATACGGGAAGGCGCGCAGAGGCGGCAGAGGAAGCAACGAAAGCGATGAAAGTCTGTATTGTTTTCGGAGGAGCGGCCGCTGTTGGAATGGCTGCCTTGATGCCGTCCGTAAACGTAATGATGTTTACGGACGGGGCCGGAACGGAAGCACTGCAGATCAGTGCGGCGGTCGTTCTTACAGGCAGCGTATTTATGACAGGGGCTGCTTTAATGTATGCTATAGGCAGAGAAGGAGCAGCGTTTCTCATTCTCGCAGGAGCAGCTGGTATAAAAGCAGCCGGCAACCTTCTGCTCATCCCTGCCTACGGCATCAGCGGGGCAGCTGCGGCATCGGCAGTGGCAGGTTTTGCCGCTGCCCTGACAGCGTTCATTTATCTGGCAGGCTGCGGATGTTTCAGACCTTTTTCTGTATATTTCTGGCTGAAAACAGGAGCCGCTTTCGCTGTGATGGCCGCTTTCGTGCTGCTGCTGCAGGAAGGGATCCTTTTCTTTCTGGATGAGAGAAGCGGAGCAGCTGCAAGCACGCTTTTCCTCGGTTCTGCAGGGGCGCTGCTGTTTATTATACTTATTTGGAGAATGCAGGTCTTTACCGAAAAAGAATGGAATGAGCTGCCGAAAGTGCATAAAATTCTGCCTTACAGGCATTGATTAAAGGAGGCATATCCATGCCGGAACCACATATACGCATCGTCGGACTCGGAGCAGGGGATCTTGATCAGCTCCCTCTCGGTGTTTACAAAATGCTCTTGAAACAGGAAGAAGTAATGATACGCACGATCGACCACCCGCTTGTCAAAGAGCTTCAGCAGGAAGGGATCGCTTTTCACAGTTTTGATAATGTTTATGAAAAGACCGATACGTTTGAAGAAGTGTACCCCGCCATTGCCGAAGAACTAATGAAAACAGCTCAGGAAAAGGGCTCCATCGTCTATGCCGTCCCGGGTCATCCGCTCGTGGCGGAGATGACGGTGCAGCTGCTGCTTCATCAGCCGGTCGTCCCGGTCTCCATTGAAGGCGGCCAGAGTTTTCTGGATCCAATGTTCACCGCTCTGCAGATAGATCCAAATGACGGCTTTCAGCTGGTTGACGGAACGGACCTGAAGGGAGATGAACTGGCTGTCACCCAGCACGTTATTATCAGCCAGGTGTACGACGCGATGAGCGCATCAAACGTGAAAATTGCGCTGATGGAGCGGTATCCCGACGATTATCCGGTGACAGTCGTTACTGCCGCCGGGACAGCGGAGGAATCGCTCGTTACCGTTCCCCTGTTTGAAATAGACCGCACAGCGGGTCTTAGCAATCTGACGGCTCTTTACTGTGCGCCGGTAACAGAAGAAAAACAGCTCTACAGAGAATTTTCCACGCTGCGTCATGTTATCCGTACGCTGCGCGGACCGGACGGATGTCCGTGGGATAAAAAGCAGACTCATGAATCGCTGAAGCGGTACGCAGTGGAGGAAGTATATGAACTGCTCGAAGCAATTGATGAGGAAGATGACGATCACATCACCGAAGAGCTCGGTGACGTGCTGCTTCAGGTGATGCTGCATGCGCAGATCGGCGAGGATGACGGATATTTTGATATTGCGGATGTGATTGAGCATGTGACGGAAAAAATGATCCGCCGTCATCCGCATGTATTTGGAGAAACGAAAGCGGAAGATGCGGACGAAGTGCTCCGCAACTGGGAAGAGATCAAAAAGGAAGAAAAACAGGGAGAAAGCCGGGAATCAGAACTGGACGGCATTCCTAAAGCGCTTCCCGGACTGCTTCAGGCTTCTAAGCTGCAGAAAAAGGCAGCTCGTGTGGGCTTTGACTGGGGAGAAGAAGCTCCGATGTGGAGCAAGGTCGAAGAAGAGATTGCCGAATGGAAAAAGGAGCTGGAAGCGGGAGAAAAGCAGGCAGCTTCCGAAGAACTGGGGGACGTGCTGTTTTCGCTCGTCAACGCAGCCCGTTTCCATAAAATAGATCCGGAAGAAGCGCTCCAGCAGACGAACCGCAAGTTCTCGAGACGGTTTCGATTTATTGAAGAACGCCTCGTACAGGAAAATCGCGATATAAAAAAAGAAAGCCTGGAGGATCTCGATAAACTCTGGGAAGAAGCAAAATTGACGGAAAGAAGAGGGTGACAGTATGCGTTTAGATAAGTATTTGAAAGTATCGAGACTGATTAAGCGCCGGACGATGGCGAAGGAAGTTGCTGATCAGGGACGAGTGCAGGTCAACGGCAGTAATGCAAAGGCAGGGACGGAAGTGAAAGTCGGAGATGAGCTGACCGTCCGTTTCGGTCAGAAAACAGTGAAGCTGAAAATTAACCGGACAGATGAAGCCGCCAAAAAGGCAGATGCTGCTTCTTTTTACGAAATTCTTTCTGAAGAGCGTCCAGAAGACTGAGAAAACACCTTCTCCCCTTGCTAGTAATACTTTCCTGTCATATGATAGGAGAAAAGGGTGAAGGAGGTCTGGTTATGAAAGATAAACGTTATCCTCAAGTGCGGAGGCTTACCTCTGAATATATTGAACATCAGGAAAAAATGCGCGAAGAAAAAGAGCGCAGGAAAAAAGGCCTGAAACGCCGTCTCAGTGTTTTTGGCGGAGCAATAGGTGCCTTTATGATTTTTGCAGTAATCACTCTTTTCCAGCAGCATAATGCGATTGAAAGTCAGGAACAGGAAAATTATCAGCTGGAAACGCAGCTCTCCGATATGAAGGAAGAAGGAACAGCGCTGGAAGAAGAAATTGAAGCGCTCCATAATCCGGAATATATTGCGGAACTGGCACGCCGCGACTACTTTTTAACGAAGCCGAACGAAACGCTCTTTCAGCTCCCGCGTGACGAGGAGCCGTCAGAATAAACCTTTCAGCTTCTTCCCGGCATTGAAGCCATTGGAAAAAGGTACAGGATAGATAGTACAGCCGCTTTAAAAATGGTATACAAATGAATTAATTTCCTAATAGTAGGCAGCCCTCTAAAAACGAATAAGGCAGCTGACCTCCGTTTCAGACGGACGCCTTCCCGAGCGCTTGTTTTCAGCTGACTTTTGCGAGAA is a window from the Alkalicoccus halolimnae genome containing:
- a CDS encoding polysaccharide biosynthesis protein, translating into MPEPPKTWFQAAVYLSLAALAAKGMSALYKIPYQNITGDTGFYVYQQVYPLYGAALVLGTYGFPLVIAKAVASHEEEGTLRQHLSFYLLSMFIFFSLLGTSVIAGAPLLASLMGDEQLTGAIRWMGAPFFLVPFFAAARGYYQGKQTAGPAAVSHVAEQFVRVLVILAAAWTAMQTAGVYEAGRSAGIGAFAGGVAGLFVLWLFVKKEPYWYKPSWQLPSGWPLLIGSMLKQGLFVSASAMILVLFQVVDAFTIVRQLPDREGAAGLKGIYDRSWPLIQFGAVVTTVFSYAVIPSVTKAWYTGRRAEAAEEATKAMKVCIVFGGAAAVGMAALMPSVNVMMFTDGAGTEALQISAAVVLTGSVFMTGAALMYAIGREGAAFLILAGAAGIKAAGNLLLIPAYGISGAAAASAVAGFAAALTAFIYLAGCGCFRPFSVYFWLKTGAAFAVMAAFVLLLQEGILFFLDERSGAAASTLFLGSAGALLFIILIWRMQVFTEKEWNELPKVHKILPYRH
- the mazG gene encoding nucleoside triphosphate pyrophosphohydrolase, producing the protein MPEPHIRIVGLGAGDLDQLPLGVYKMLLKQEEVMIRTIDHPLVKELQQEGIAFHSFDNVYEKTDTFEEVYPAIAEELMKTAQEKGSIVYAVPGHPLVAEMTVQLLLHQPVVPVSIEGGQSFLDPMFTALQIDPNDGFQLVDGTDLKGDELAVTQHVIISQVYDAMSASNVKIALMERYPDDYPVTVVTAAGTAEESLVTVPLFEIDRTAGLSNLTALYCAPVTEEKQLYREFSTLRHVIRTLRGPDGCPWDKKQTHESLKRYAVEEVYELLEAIDEEDDDHITEELGDVLLQVMLHAQIGEDDGYFDIADVIEHVTEKMIRRHPHVFGETKAEDADEVLRNWEEIKKEEKQGESRESELDGIPKALPGLLQASKLQKKAARVGFDWGEEAPMWSKVEEEIAEWKKELEAGEKQAASEELGDVLFSLVNAARFHKIDPEEALQQTNRKFSRRFRFIEERLVQENRDIKKESLEDLDKLWEEAKLTERRG
- a CDS encoding RNA-binding S4 domain-containing protein yields the protein MRLDKYLKVSRLIKRRTMAKEVADQGRVQVNGSNAKAGTEVKVGDELTVRFGQKTVKLKINRTDEAAKKADAASFYEILSEERPED
- a CDS encoding FtsB family cell division protein, with product MKDKRYPQVRRLTSEYIEHQEKMREEKERRKKGLKRRLSVFGGAIGAFMIFAVITLFQQHNAIESQEQENYQLETQLSDMKEEGTALEEEIEALHNPEYIAELARRDYFLTKPNETLFQLPRDEEPSE